In the Nocardia asteroides genome, ATGGCACGGGATGAGCGTGGTGTGACCGCACAGAGTGTGGACTTCGCGGCCTGGTACAACGAGGTGGTCTTCAAGGCCGCACTCGTCGACCGCGGCCCGGCTCGGGGCACCATGGTCATCCGACCGTACGGCTACCGCCTCTGGGAGCGGCTCCAGGAGGAGCTGGACCGCCGGATCAAGGACACCGGCCACGAGAACGCCTACTTCCCGCTGTTCATCCCGGAGAGCTTCCTCGCCCGCGAGGCCGAGCACGTCGACGGCTTCGCGCCGGAGCTTGCGGTGGTCACGCACGCGGGCGGCAAGGAGCTGGAGGAGCGGCTGGTGGTCCGGCCGACCTCGGAGACCATCGTCGGCGAGATGATGGCCAAGTGGATCACCTCGCACCGCGATCTGCCGCTGCTGCTGAACCAGTGGTCGAACGTGGTGCGCTGGGAGCTGCGGCCCCGGATGTTCCTGCGCACCACGGAGTTCCTCTGGCAGGAGGGGCACACCGCGCACGTCGACGAGGCCGACGCCAGGCGCGAGACGCTGCTCGCCTTCGGGCTGTATCAGGAGGTGGCGCGCGATCTCGCCGCCATGCCGGTGATCGCGGGCGAGAAGACCGCGGGTGAGCGCTTCGCGGGCGCGGTGGCCACCTACACCATCGAGGGCATGATGCGCGACGGCCGCGCACTGCAGGCGGGCACCTCGCACTACATGGGCACCAACTTCGCCTCGGCCTTCGGCATCCGCTACACCGGCGACGCGGGCCGGGAAGAGCTGTGCCACACCACCTCCTGGGGCATGAGCACCCGGATGATCGGCGGCATCGTGATGACGCACGGCGACGACAGGGGGTTGGTGCTTCCGCCCCGGCTGGCGCCGTACCAGGTGGTCGTCGTGCCGATCACGCGCGGCGGCGACACCGCCGTCGAGCAGGCGGCCGATGAACTGGCGGTCCGGCTGCGGGCCGCGGGCATCCGCACCCACGTGGACGCGCGGCCGCAGCTCAGCCCCGGTTTCAAGTACAACGAGTGGGAGCTGCGCGGCGTCCCGATCCGGCTGGAGCTCGGCCCGCGCGATCTGGCATCGGGCAGCGCCGTGCTGGTGGAGCGGCTCGGCGACCGGGGCAAGCGCGCGGTGCCGCTCGACGCGCTGCCCGCGGTGCTGCCCGGCGTGCTGGACGAGTTCCAGGAGTTCCTGCTGGCGCGGGCCACCGCCTTCCGGGACGAGCACACCCACGTGGCGGGCGGCTGGGCCGATTTCACCGCGGCGGTCGGCACCGGCTGGGCGCTCGCGCTGCACTGCGGCACGTCCGCCTGCGAGGACGAGATCAAGGCGCTGACCGCCGCGACCCCGCGCTGTATCCCGCTCGACGGCGAGCCCGCGAGCGGGGTCTGCGTGCGCTGCGGGGCGCCGTCGGCGTACGGCAAACGGGTGATCTTCGGCCGCGCGTACTGAGCTCCGCAGCCTGTCGGTGCCCTGGTATAGAACTGCTTCCGACGACGCGATCGGCACCAGCCGGTCGGCCGGATCGGGGGGATACCGATGAGCACGATCACGGGAGGCAGCCGCGTGGGCACGACGCCCTGGAGCGAGGAGCAGGTCGCCGCGGCGGCGCCGGACCAGAGCTCGCTCGCCGCCGCGCGGAAGCTGGCAGGCAGGCTCGGCGACACCGTCGCGCAGGGCAGCGCGCTGGCAGGCACCTGCGCGGGGAGCGGGCGCACGCCGTACCGGGTCGTCGTCGATCTCGCCGGTCCGGCCTTCCGCTGCTCCTGCCCCAGCCGCAAGTTCCCCTGCAAGCACGCGCTGGCGCTGCTGCTGGCCTGGTCCGCCGGTGCGGTCCCGGCCGGCGGCGAGCTGCCGCCCTTCGCGGCCGAGTGGCTGGCAGGTCGCGCCGCGCGGGCGACGGCGGCGCCCGCGCGCCCGGCCGATCCGGAGGGCACCGAGCAGCGCCGCGCGCGGGTGGCCGCCGGGCTGGCCGAGCTGGAGGTCTGGCTCGCCGACCAGGTGCGCACCGGGCTGGCCAGGGCCGATCGGGTGCGCGGCTTCGAGGCCATCGCGGCCCGCATGGTGGACGCGCAGGCGCCCGCGGTGGCGTCCGCGCTGCGCAGGCTGCCCGCCGTCGCCGCAGGCCGCTCGGACTGGCCCCGGCTGGTGCTGCGTGAGTACGCCCGGCTGCACCTGCTCGCCACCGCGCACCGCGGGCTCGCGGAGCTGCCCGAGCCGCTCGCCGCGGCGGTCAGGGCGCACATCGGCTACCCGATGGCCGCCGAGCTGGTGCGCTCCGGCCCCGCGGTGCGCGACGACTGGATGGTGCTCGGCACCCGCTCGTTCGAGGAGGAGCGGCTGCACACCCGGCGAACCTGGTTGCGCGGCAGGCACTCCGGGCGCTGGGCCATGCTGGTCGAGCACAACTTCGGCGGCCGGGTACTCGCGAGCGCGGCGCCGCGGCTCGGCGCCATGGCCGACGCGAGCCTGCACTACTACCCCGGCGCGGGAAACCTCAGGGTGCAGTGGGGCGCCAGGCACGGCGCCGACACCCCGGTCACCTCGCTGCCGCTGCCCGACGGCGCAGGCCGGATCGACGCGGCGCTGCGCGCGCACGCGGCGGCGCTGGCCGACGACCCGTGGCTGCGGGCACAGCCCGTGCTGCTCACCGAGGTGGTCCCGGTGCCGGGGGAGACCGGCTGGTGGCTGGCCGAGCCGGACGGCGCCGCGCTGCCGATCGCGCCGGGCGAGCAGCCGTGGCGGCTGCTCGCGATCTCCGGCGGGCACCCGGTCGCCGTGGTCGGCGACTTGACCGCGGAGGGGCTGGTCCCGGTCGCGGTCTTCGCGGCGGGCGAGCTGCACCGGGCCGAGGAGCCGCTCGGCCCGGCGGTGCCGTCGCCGGAGCCGCCGCAGCCGGCGCCGGAGACGGCCGAGCTGGTCTCGGTGGCGCTGCTCGGCACCGCCCAGCGCAGGCTCGACGCCGGGCGGCTGCCCGCCCCGGTGGCCGGTGCTGTCGGGCGGATCGATGATCCGGCCGCCGCGCTGCTCGCGGCGGCCGCGCTGCAGGACCTGCTCGACCGCGGCGGCGTAAGGGCGGGGAGTGCCGCGCTGCCGGTACCGGCCGCGGATGACGAGCGCCCGCTGCTCCCCCGCGCGGCCGCGGAGCGGCTGGCGAAGCTGCTCGGGAGCCGCTCCCCCTTCCTGCCGGAGTGGTTCGCGGCGGCGGCGCCGCACGGCTTCCGCGCGCCGGACGCGCTCGGGGTCCAGCTGCTCGAGTACGCCCGCACGCTGCCCGAGTACCGCGGCCCGCTGCTCCGGCTGGCCGGGCCGCGCGGCCGCTGGCTGGCGGCGGCGCACCCGGCCTGGAACGACTTCCGCACCTCGTCGGCCGAGGTCGCCGAGGTCTGGGCCTACGGGAAGCCGGCGGCGCGGCGGAACCTGCTGCGCGAGCTGCGCCGGGACGACCCGGTGCGGGCGCGCGAGCTGCTCGCGAGCACCTGGGCCACCGAGTCGGGGGCGCAGGCCGCCGAGCTGCTCGCGGTGCTCGGCGACGGGCTCGACCCGGCCGACGAGGGGCTGCTGGAGACGGCGCTGGCCGGGCGCCGCGGTGACGTCCGGCGAACCGCCGCCGCCCTGCTGGCCCGGCTGCCCGGCTCGGCCTTCACCGAGCGCATGCGGCAGCGTGCCGAGCTGTGGCTGCCGGTCCGCGGCGGCGCGCGGCTGGAACCGGCGCTGCCGGCGGAGCTCCCGCCGGACGCCGAGCGGGACGGCCTCGCCGAGAGCGGCGCCGAGTTCGGCTACCGCTGGTCAGGCGGCCCGGACGACACCGCCGCGCTGCTGCGCAGGCTGGTCGCGGCCACCCCGCTCGCACACTGGGAGAAGGCGTTCGGCTCGCCGGTGCTGGCCGTCGCCACCGTGCTGGACGACCGGCTCCGCAGGCCGCTCTTCGACGGCTGGATGGACGCCGCGCTCGCCGCGGGCGACGGCACGTGGGCCGCGGCGCTCTTCGACGCCGGGGTGCCGACCGACCAGGCGCTGCTGCGCAGGCGCGAACTCTTCGCGCTGCTCCCCGCGCCGGAGCGGGTCACCCGGCTGCTCCGGCTCGACGGCGCCTGGCTCTCCGAGCTGGAGGCGCTGCTGCCCGCCATCGAGCACCCGTGGCCGGAGCAGGTGGCGCACCACGTCCTGCTGCTGCTGCACGAGCGGGCCAGGACGGCCGCCCGCAGACCGGGCGCCTCCGGCGCCATGCCGACCGCGCACCGCTCGCTGCTCGCCGTCGCCGCCGCCCACCTGCCACCCGATGCCGCCCCGGTGGTCGCCGCCACCGCGCACCGCTGTACCGACGCGGCCTGGGGCGATGCCTTCCAGCGGCTCGCCCGCGACCTGACCATCCGCTCGACCATGCTCGAGGAGCTGCAATGACCGCACCGACGACCGACACCGGCCTGCTCCGCCCGCACGCCGAACAGGCCTACGCGGCCGAGCTGGCCGCGCTGGCCGCGGCCGACGACCGCCCGCGCCCGCCGTCCTGGGAGCTCTCGCCCCGGGCCGTCGTCACCTACCTGCTCGGCGGCGTGCTGCCGGACGGCACCGCGATCGTCCCGAAGTACATCGGCCCCCGCCGCCTGCTCGAGGTCGCGGTCTCGACGCTCGCCACCGACCGCGCGCTGCTCCTGCTCGGCGTGCCGGGCACCGCCAAGACGTGGGTCTCCGAGCATCTCGCCGCCGCCGTCTCCGGCGACTCAACGCTGCTGGTGCAGGGCACCTCGGGCACCGCGGAGGAGGCCATCCGGTACGGCTGGAACTACGCCAGGCTGCTGGCCGAGGGGCCGAGCGAGGCCGCGCTGGTGCCGTCGCCGGTGATGACCGCCATGCGCACCGGGAAGATCGCCAGGATCGAGGAGCTCACCCGCATCCCGTCGGATGTGCAGGACGCGCTGATCACGGTGCTCTCCGAGAAGACGCTTCCGGTGCCCGAGCTGGGCAGCGAGGTGCAGGCGGCCAAGGGCTTCACGGTGATCGCCACCGCCAACGACCGGGATCGCGGCGTCAACGACCTCTCCTCCGCGCTGCGCCGCCGGTTCAACACGGTCGTGCTCCCGCTGCCCGCGGGCGAGGACGAGGAGGTCGCCATCGTGACCAGGCGGGTCGCCGAGCTCGGCGCGGCGCTGGAGCTGCCGCCGGTGCCCGCGGCGGCCGAGGAGATCCGCCGGGTGGTCCGGGTGTTCCGGGAGCTGCGCGCCGGGGTGACCGCGGACGGCCGGACCAAGCTCAAGTCGCCGTCCGGGACGCTCTCCACCGCCGAGGCGATCTCGGTGATCACCAACGGCATCGCGCTCTCCGCGCACTTCGGCGACGGGGTGCTGCGCGCCTCCGACATCGCGGGCGCGGTGCTCGGCTCGGTGATCAAGGATCCGGTGGCGGACTCGGTGGTGTGGACCGAGTACCTGGAGGCCGTGGTGCGGGAGCGGCCGGAGTGGGCCGACTTCTACCGTGCCTGCCGCGAGGTGTCCGGGTGAGCACCGCCGTGACCCGGGTGTTCGGCATCCGGCACCACGGGCCCGGCTCCGCGCGCTCGCTGCGCGCGGCGCTGGCCGAGTTCCGGCCGGACATCATCCTGATCGAGGGGCCCGCCGACGCCGATCCGCTGGTCGGCTACGTCGGCGCCGATGGCATGGCGCCGCCGGTGGCGCTGCTCGCCTACGTGCCTGGCGAGCCGGCTCGCGCCGCCTTCTGGCCCTTCGCCTCCTTCTCCCCCGAGTGGCAGGCGCTGCGGTACGGCGCCGAGCACGGCGTCCCGGTCCGCTTCTGCGACCTGCCCTCCAGCCACGTGCTCGCGGCCCGCGAGCACGAACCCGCCGAACACCGCGACCCGCTCGCCGAACTCGCCGCAGCCGCCGGCTACGACGACGCCGAGCGCTGGTGGGACGCGGTCGTCGAGTCCGCCGCCGACTCCGGCGCCTTCGACGCCATCGCCGAAGCCATGCGCGCCCTCCGCGAACCCGCCACGTCGCAAGGAGAACCGGGCGAGAGCGCAGCGCAACACGGCGACGCCCCGACCCTGCGCCGCGAGGCGTACATGCGCCAGACCATGCGCAAGGCCCTGCGCGAAGGCGCCGAACGCCTCGCGGTGGTCTGCGGCGCCTGGCACGCCCCCGCCCTCGACGGCCCGCTCGGCCCGGCCGCCCCGGACACCCGCCTGCTCACCGGCCTGCCGAAGGTCAAGACCGCGAGCACCTGGGTGCCGTGGACACACTCCCGGCTCGCCACCGCCTCCGGCTACGGCGCGGGCATCACCTCGCCCGGTTGGTACCACCACCTCTTCACCGAGACCGAGCAGCCGGTGGTGCGCTGGCTGACCCGGGTGGCGAATGTGCTGCGCGCACACGACCTCCCGGTCTCCAGCGCGCACGTGATCGAGGCGACCCGGCTCGCCGAGACCCTCGCCGCGCTCCGCGCCCGCCCGCTGGCCGGGCTCTCCGAGGTCACCGAGGCGGTGCGCGCGGTGATGTGCGGCGGCGAGGAGACCCTGGTCCGGCTGATCGCCGAGGAGCTGGTCATCGGCGAGGCGCTCGGCGCCGTCCCCGCGGACACCCCGACGGTCCCGCTCGCCGCCGACCTCACCGCCACCGCCCGCTCGCTCCGGCTCAAGCAGGAGCCGAGCGCCCGCAGCCTCGACCTCGACCTGCGCAAGGAGCGCGAACTGCGCCGCTCGCACCTGCTGCACCGGCTCCGCGTGCTCGGCGTCGAGTGGGGCGTGCCCGCGCAGAGCCAGGTCCGCGGCACCGGCACCTTCCGGGAGACCTGGACCCTGTGCTGGGAGCCGGAGTACGCGCTCGCGGTGATCGAGGCCTCGCGCTGGGGCACCACCCTGCGCACGGCCGCCGAGGCCAGGATTTTGGACCACGTCGCCGACGCCGACATCACCCTCGCCGACCTGGCCACCGCGCTCGACACCGCGCTGCTCGCCGACCTCGGCGCCGCCACCGACGGGCTGATCGCCCGGCTCGACGAGGTCGCCGCGCTCGACCACGACGTCACGCACCTGCTCGGCGTGCTGCCCGGGCTGCTGCGCACCCGGCGCTACGGCGACGTCCGCGGCACCGACGTCAGCGCGCTCGGCCGGGTGGCGGACGGCCTGCTGGTCCGGATCTGCGCCGGGCTGCCCGGCGCCGTCACCGGGCTGGACACCGAGGCCGCCGAGAACCTGCGCGACCAGATCGACGCCGCCAACGCCGCGCTGCGCACCGGCACCGACGGCATCGAGCAGTGGCAGGCCGCGCTGCGCGTGGTCGCCGACCGGGACGACGTGCACGGCGCGCTGGCGGGCCGCGCGGTCCGGTTGCTCGCCGATGTCGGCGAGATCGACGACGCCGAGTCCGCCCTGCGGCTCGGCGCCGCGCTCTCGGTGGGGCGCACCGCGCAGGCCAAGGCGGCCTGGATCGACGGCTTCCTCGGCGGGCGCGGGCTGCTGCTCGTGCACGACCGCGAGCTGCTCCGCCTGGTCGACGAGTGGGTCCGCGGCCTCGGCGACGACCAGTTCACCGAGGTACTTCCGCTACTCCGCCGCACCTTCGGCGCCTTCGAGCAGCCCGAGCGGCGCGCCATCGGCCGCGCGATCCGCGGCGGCGCCCGCGCCGAAAGCGTGCGCGGCGCCATCGATCTCGAACGCGGTGAGCTCGCGCTGCGCGCCGCCCTCACCATCCTCGCGGCGGCCCCGCGCCCCGCGGACGCCGCCGAACCCGCAGGAGCCATCCCATGACCGACGACGCGCACGCCCGCCGCTGGCGGCTCCTGCTCGGCGCCGCCGCCGAATCCGAGCTCGGCTCGCCGGGCGGGCAGCACGAGCAGGCCATGGACCGCGCCCTCGGCGCGCTCTACGACTCGGGCGACCCCTCCGGCCCGCGCTCCGGCGGGCTCGGCGCCTCGGCGCCGCGGGTCGCCCGCTGGCTCGGCGACATCCGCACCTACTTCCCGACCAGCGTGGTCGAGATCATGCAGCGGGACGCCGTCGAGCGCCTCGACCTCACCCAGCTGCTGCTGGAGCCGGAGCTGCTCGAGGCGGTGGAGCCGGACGTGCACCTGGTCGGGACGCTGCTCGGTCTCAACGGC is a window encoding:
- the proS gene encoding proline--tRNA ligase, whose translation is MARDERGVTAQSVDFAAWYNEVVFKAALVDRGPARGTMVIRPYGYRLWERLQEELDRRIKDTGHENAYFPLFIPESFLAREAEHVDGFAPELAVVTHAGGKELEERLVVRPTSETIVGEMMAKWITSHRDLPLLLNQWSNVVRWELRPRMFLRTTEFLWQEGHTAHVDEADARRETLLAFGLYQEVARDLAAMPVIAGEKTAGERFAGAVATYTIEGMMRDGRALQAGTSHYMGTNFASAFGIRYTGDAGREELCHTTSWGMSTRMIGGIVMTHGDDRGLVLPPRLAPYQVVVVPITRGGDTAVEQAADELAVRLRAAGIRTHVDARPQLSPGFKYNEWELRGVPIRLELGPRDLASGSAVLVERLGDRGKRAVPLDALPAVLPGVLDEFQEFLLARATAFRDEHTHVAGGWADFTAAVGTGWALALHCGTSACEDEIKALTAATPRCIPLDGEPASGVCVRCGAPSAYGKRVIFGRAY
- a CDS encoding SWIM zinc finger family protein codes for the protein MSTITGGSRVGTTPWSEEQVAAAAPDQSSLAAARKLAGRLGDTVAQGSALAGTCAGSGRTPYRVVVDLAGPAFRCSCPSRKFPCKHALALLLAWSAGAVPAGGELPPFAAEWLAGRAARATAAPARPADPEGTEQRRARVAAGLAELEVWLADQVRTGLARADRVRGFEAIAARMVDAQAPAVASALRRLPAVAAGRSDWPRLVLREYARLHLLATAHRGLAELPEPLAAAVRAHIGYPMAAELVRSGPAVRDDWMVLGTRSFEEERLHTRRTWLRGRHSGRWAMLVEHNFGGRVLASAAPRLGAMADASLHYYPGAGNLRVQWGARHGADTPVTSLPLPDGAGRIDAALRAHAAALADDPWLRAQPVLLTEVVPVPGETGWWLAEPDGAALPIAPGEQPWRLLAISGGHPVAVVGDLTAEGLVPVAVFAAGELHRAEEPLGPAVPSPEPPQPAPETAELVSVALLGTAQRRLDAGRLPAPVAGAVGRIDDPAAALLAAAALQDLLDRGGVRAGSAALPVPAADDERPLLPRAAAERLAKLLGSRSPFLPEWFAAAAPHGFRAPDALGVQLLEYARTLPEYRGPLLRLAGPRGRWLAAAHPAWNDFRTSSAEVAEVWAYGKPAARRNLLRELRRDDPVRARELLASTWATESGAQAAELLAVLGDGLDPADEGLLETALAGRRGDVRRTAAALLARLPGSAFTERMRQRAELWLPVRGGARLEPALPAELPPDAERDGLAESGAEFGYRWSGGPDDTAALLRRLVAATPLAHWEKAFGSPVLAVATVLDDRLRRPLFDGWMDAALAAGDGTWAAALFDAGVPTDQALLRRRELFALLPAPERVTRLLRLDGAWLSELEALLPAIEHPWPEQVAHHVLLLLHERARTAARRPGASGAMPTAHRSLLAVAAAHLPPDAAPVVAATAHRCTDAAWGDAFQRLARDLTIRSTMLEELQ
- a CDS encoding ATP-binding protein, encoding MTAPTTDTGLLRPHAEQAYAAELAALAAADDRPRPPSWELSPRAVVTYLLGGVLPDGTAIVPKYIGPRRLLEVAVSTLATDRALLLLGVPGTAKTWVSEHLAAAVSGDSTLLVQGTSGTAEEAIRYGWNYARLLAEGPSEAALVPSPVMTAMRTGKIARIEELTRIPSDVQDALITVLSEKTLPVPELGSEVQAAKGFTVIATANDRDRGVNDLSSALRRRFNTVVLPLPAGEDEEVAIVTRRVAELGAALELPPVPAAAEEIRRVVRVFRELRAGVTADGRTKLKSPSGTLSTAEAISVITNGIALSAHFGDGVLRASDIAGAVLGSVIKDPVADSVVWTEYLEAVVRERPEWADFYRACREVSG
- a CDS encoding DUF5682 family protein, translating into MSTAVTRVFGIRHHGPGSARSLRAALAEFRPDIILIEGPADADPLVGYVGADGMAPPVALLAYVPGEPARAAFWPFASFSPEWQALRYGAEHGVPVRFCDLPSSHVLAAREHEPAEHRDPLAELAAAAGYDDAERWWDAVVESAADSGAFDAIAEAMRALREPATSQGEPGESAAQHGDAPTLRREAYMRQTMRKALREGAERLAVVCGAWHAPALDGPLGPAAPDTRLLTGLPKVKTASTWVPWTHSRLATASGYGAGITSPGWYHHLFTETEQPVVRWLTRVANVLRAHDLPVSSAHVIEATRLAETLAALRARPLAGLSEVTEAVRAVMCGGEETLVRLIAEELVIGEALGAVPADTPTVPLAADLTATARSLRLKQEPSARSLDLDLRKERELRRSHLLHRLRVLGVEWGVPAQSQVRGTGTFRETWTLCWEPEYALAVIEASRWGTTLRTAAEARILDHVADADITLADLATALDTALLADLGAATDGLIARLDEVAALDHDVTHLLGVLPGLLRTRRYGDVRGTDVSALGRVADGLLVRICAGLPGAVTGLDTEAAENLRDQIDAANAALRTGTDGIEQWQAALRVVADRDDVHGALAGRAVRLLADVGEIDDAESALRLGAALSVGRTAQAKAAWIDGFLGGRGLLLVHDRELLRLVDEWVRGLGDDQFTEVLPLLRRTFGAFEQPERRAIGRAIRGGARAESVRGAIDLERGELALRAALTILAAAPRPADAAEPAGAIP